Below is a genomic region from Fusobacterium canifelinum.
ACTTGTATCTATTATTCCTCAACTTGAAGAAATTCAAAAAGAAGGGGAATCTGGAAGAAATAGAATAACTCAATGGACAAGATACTTGACAATAGCACTTGCTATAATTCAAGGAACTGTAGTTTGTCTTTGGTTACAATCTGTTGGTTTAATCTATAATCCAGGAATAAGCTTTTTTGTAAGAACAGTAACAACCCTAACAGCTGGAACAGTATTTTTAATGTGGGTTGGAGAACAAATATCTATCAAAGGAATAGGTAATGGAGTATCACTTATTATATTCTTAAATGTAATATCAAGAGCTCCTTCAAGTGTTATCCAAACAATTCAAACTATGCAAGGAAATAAATTCTTAATACCTTTATTGGTATTAGTAGCATTTCTTGGTACAGTTACAATAGCTGGGATAGTATTATTTCAACTTGGTCAAAGAAAAATCCCTATTCATTATGTTGGAAAAGGATTTACTTCAAAAGGTGGAATGGGACAAAATTCATATATACCATTGAGACTTAACACAGCAGGAGTAATGCCTGTAATCTTTGCCTCAGTGTTTATGTTAATCCCAGGAGTTATAGTAAATGCACTACCTTCAACATTATCTATTAAAACAACATTATCTATAATATTTGGGCAAAATCACCCTGTTTATATGATATTGTATGCCTTAGTAATAATGTTCTTCTCATTCTTCTACACTGCATTAGTTTTTGATCCTGAAAAGGTTGCAGAAAATCTAAAACAAGGTGGAGGAACTATACCTGGAATTAGACCAGGAGAAGAAACTGTGGAATATCTTGAAGGTGTTGCTTCAAGAATTACATGGGGTGGAGGACTTTTCTTAGCTATAATTTCAATACTACCATATGTAATATTTACATCAATGGGACTTCCAGTTTATTTTGGAGGAACAGGAATAATAATTGTTGTTGGTGTTGCATTGGATACTATACAACAAATAGATGCTCATTTAGTTATGAGAGATTATAAAGGATTTATTTAATAATTATTATATAAATGAAAAAAGATAGGTTTTTACCTATCTTTTTTATTGAAAATATTTACTAGATTGTAGTAATTTCTTTTTCTTTTTTAGCAAGAAGCTCATCAATTTCTTTAACATATTTATCTGTTAAAGTTTGAACATTTGTTTCTTCTTTCTTTAATTCATCTTCAGAAATAGGGTTTTCTTTATCTTTTTCTAATTTCTTTAAATGATTGTTAATATCTTTTCTGATATTTCTAAGAGCAATTTTACCATTTTCTGCTTCATTTTTAGCAAGTTTAACATATTCTTTTCTTCTATCAGCAGTAAGTTCTGGTAAAACAAGTCTTATAATTCTACCATCATTATTAGGTGTCATTCCTATATTGGCTGCAAGAATTGCTTTTTCAATCTTAGAAATTAGTGATTTATCCCAAGGGTCAATGACTAAAAGTCTTGCTTCTGGAGCAGATATAGTTCCAATTTGATTTAAAGGAACTTCACTTCCATAGTTTTCTACTCTAATTCCATCAAGCATAGATACATTTGCTCTCCCTGCTCTAATTGCTGTAAATTTTTCCTTTACTGCCTCAATAGTTTTTAACATTTTCTCTTCACATTCTTTAACAAGTTTGTCACTAGCTATACTCATAAATCCTCCTTCAATTAATTCAAATTAATATAATTAATCTGCTACAACAGTAGTTCCAATATGTTCACCCATAACAACTTTCTTTAAGTTACCTTCAACTAAAGAATTAAATACAATTATAGGTAATTTATTTTCTCTACAAAGTGAAATAGCAGTGGCATCCATAACTTTTAAATCTTTTGCTAAAACTTCATTATATGTAACAGTTTCGTATTTTTTAGCATCAGGATATTTTACAGGGTCTTTATCATATATTCCATCAACTTTTGTAGCTTTTATAACAACATCAGTTTCCATTTCAATAGCTCTTAAAGCGGCTGCTGTGTCTGTTGTGAAATATGGATTCCCAGTTCCAGCTCCAAATATAACTACTCTACCTTTTTCAAGATGTCTTTGAGCTCTTCTTTTTATAAAAGGCTCTGCAACTTTTGGCATTTCAATAGCAGTTTGTACTCTAGTAGGAACACCTAGTTTTTCAATTGAATTTTGTAGTGCCAAAGAGTTTATAACAGTAGCAAGCATACCCATATGATCCCCTGTAACTCTATCTACCCCTTGTGCAGCACCAGAAATACCCCTGAATATATTTCCACCTCCAATAACAATAGAAACTTCAACACCTAGGTCAGAAATTTCTTTAATTTGTTTTGCATAAGAAGTGATAACATCAGATGAAATTCCAAACTCTTGTTCTCCCATTAGGGCTTCTCCACTTAGTTTCAATAAGATTTTCTTGTAAAAAGGGCTTTCCATATTTCCTCCTCTAATATTTTATTTAAAAAAATAGAGGATGCTAAGTTGCATCCTCATAAATAACTATCCATTGATTTGAGCAGCAACTTCTGCAGCGAAATCTTCTTCTTTCTTTTCTATTCCATCTCCAACTTTAAATCTTTCAAATGATAGAACTTTTATATCTCCTGCATATTGTTTAACAGTTTCTTTGTTTTCAGCTCTTACATAGATTTGATCTACTAAACAATTTTCTTCATAGAATTTATGCATTTTTCCTGTTAATATTTTTTCAATTATGTTAGCAGGTTTTCCTTCTTCTTCTAATTGTTTTCTAGCAATTTCTTTTTCATGTTCTAAATCACTAGCAGTAACTTCTTCTTCTGATAAGTATTTAGGGTCCATTGCTGCAACATGCATTGCTATGTTTTTAGCTTTTTCTAAATTTGCGTCTGTTGGTTCTCCAGACATTTCAACTATAACACCTAATTTTCCACCTAAGTGGCTATAAGTTTGAACAAAACCATCTTTTGCAACTACAACAGCTAGTCTTCTTAAACTCATATTTTCACCAATTTTAGCAATTAAATCTGTTAAAGCTTCAGAAACTTTTTTGTCTCCTTCAACTTGAGCTTCATTTAATTCTTCTAATTGGTGTACATTTCTTTCTAAAGCAATTTTTACTAATTTTTTACCAAATTCTTTGAATTCTTCATTTTTAGCAACAAAGTCAGTTTCAGAGTTGAACTCTAAGATAACTGCTTTTTTATGGTCAGGAGTAGCTTCATCAAAAATTAATCCTTCAGCAGCAATTCTTCCTGCTTTTTTAACAGCTTTAGCTATACCTTTTTCTCTTAGGTAGTCTATTGATTTTTCTATATCTCCATCATGAGATTCTAATGCTTTTTTACAATCAAGCATTCCTGCTCCTGTTCTTTCTCTTAATTCTTTTACTAAAGCAGCTGTTATTACGGCCATTTTATTACCTCCTATAAGATTATATTATTCTACTGAACCTTCTTCAACATTTGCTTCTTCTGATTGAGGTTCTACATTTTCTATTCCTTGGTTTCCTTCAACTATTGCATTAGCTATAACAGAAGTAATTAATTTTACTGATCTTATAGCATCATCATTTGCAGGAATTGGATAAGTTATTAAATCAGGATCCACATTTGTATCTATCATAGCAAATACAGGGATACCTAATAAGTGAGCTTCTTTAACTGGTAATTCTTCCATTTTTACATCTACTACATATATTGCATCTGGTGCTTTTTCCATATCTCTAATTCCAGATAAGTTTTTAGAAAGTTTAGATAATTCTTTTCTAAATTCAGCAGCTTCTTTTTTAGTGTAGTCTGAATCTAAGATTCCTTCAGCATCCATTTTTTCTAATTCTTTCATTCTTTCAATTCTCTTTTTGATTGTAGAGAAGTTTGTTAGCATTCCACCTAACCATCTGTTATTTACATAGTACATTCCAGATCTTTCTGCTTGTTCTTTAATAGCTTCTTGAGCTTGTTTCTTAGTTCCAACAAATAAGATTTTTCCTCCATCTTCAGCTATTTTTCTCATTTCTTCATAAGCTTCTTCTATTTTCTTTAAAGATTTATGTAAATCAATTACATGAATTCCATTTCTTTCTGTGAAAATATACTTAGCCATTTTTGGATTCCATCTTTTAGCTTGATGCCCAAAGTGAACTCCAGCTTCCAATAATTGTTTCATTGATACAACTGACATTTTTTTCCTCCTAAAATTTTAAATTTGGTTATTCTTCCATCAATCTCAAAACTAAGCGATCTAACAAAAAAATTAGAGCACCATGCTTAGAAATAATTGATGTGATTATTTAACGCCAAAGAATTCTACCATATTTTTCAGACTTTGTCAATTATTCTCTCTTGTAATACTATTCTTTTTATGCTAAAATAAAATAACAAAAGTAGTTTATTAACAATATACTTAATAACTTAATTAAAAACTACATGAAATTTTGGAGAAATTATTAAAAAAATTAATGATTGAAAAATATGGAGGTGTTTTTTATGTCAGAATTAGGAAACATAAGAATAGCGGATGATGTAGTAAAAACAATAGCAGCAAAGGCAGCAATGGATGTAGAAGGTGTTTACAAACTAGCTGGTGGAGTTGTAGATGAAGTTAGTAAAATGTTAGGAAAGAAAAGACCAACTAATGGAGTTAAAGTTGAAGTTGGAGAAGTAGAATGCAGTATAGAAATTTATCTAGTTATTAAATATGGATACAAAATTGCAGAAGTTGCAGAAGAAGTTCAAAAGGCAATTTTAGAAGCAGTTTCTAGTTTAAGCGGATTAAAAGTTGTTGAAGTAAATGTTTATGTACAAAATGTAAAAATGGAAGAAGCAGAAGAAACAACTGAGGAATTTGAAGACTAATTTAGGTGGTGTATATATGTTTAAAAAAATAATATTTTTCTTTGCTTGGGTAGGGATATTTATAATATCCTTGATAAGTTTAAATTATGTACTTTTGCCTGGACAAATTGTCTTTGATACTCCTTATACTGCAAATATAA
It encodes:
- the secY gene encoding preprotein translocase subunit SecY, encoding MTLMEKFNSRLSSIVKIPELRERIIFTLLMFLVARVGTLIPAPGVDVDRLSSMASQSDVLSYINMFSGGAFTRISIFSLGIIPYINASIVVSLLVSIIPQLEEIQKEGESGRNRITQWTRYLTIALAIIQGTVVCLWLQSVGLIYNPGISFFVRTVTTLTAGTVFLMWVGEQISIKGIGNGVSLIIFLNVISRAPSSVIQTIQTMQGNKFLIPLLVLVAFLGTVTIAGIVLFQLGQRKIPIHYVGKGFTSKGGMGQNSYIPLRLNTAGVMPVIFASVFMLIPGVIVNALPSTLSIKTTLSIIFGQNHPVYMILYALVIMFFSFFYTALVFDPEKVAENLKQGGGTIPGIRPGEETVEYLEGVASRITWGGGLFLAIISILPYVIFTSMGLPVYFGGTGIIIVVGVALDTIQQIDAHLVMRDYKGFI
- the frr gene encoding ribosome recycling factor, producing MSIASDKLVKECEEKMLKTIEAVKEKFTAIRAGRANVSMLDGIRVENYGSEVPLNQIGTISAPEARLLVIDPWDKSLISKIEKAILAANIGMTPNNDGRIIRLVLPELTADRRKEYVKLAKNEAENGKIALRNIRKDINNHLKKLEKDKENPISEDELKKEETNVQTLTDKYVKEIDELLAKKEKEITTI
- the pyrH gene encoding UMP kinase, which produces MESPFYKKILLKLSGEALMGEQEFGISSDVITSYAKQIKEISDLGVEVSIVIGGGNIFRGISGAAQGVDRVTGDHMGMLATVINSLALQNSIEKLGVPTRVQTAIEMPKVAEPFIKRRAQRHLEKGRVVIFGAGTGNPYFTTDTAAALRAIEMETDVVIKATKVDGIYDKDPVKYPDAKKYETVTYNEVLAKDLKVMDATAISLCRENKLPIIVFNSLVEGNLKKVVMGEHIGTTVVAD
- the tsf gene encoding translation elongation factor Ts yields the protein MAVITAALVKELRERTGAGMLDCKKALESHDGDIEKSIDYLREKGIAKAVKKAGRIAAEGLIFDEATPDHKKAVILEFNSETDFVAKNEEFKEFGKKLVKIALERNVHQLEELNEAQVEGDKKVSEALTDLIAKIGENMSLRRLAVVVAKDGFVQTYSHLGGKLGVIVEMSGEPTDANLEKAKNIAMHVAAMDPKYLSEEEVTASDLEHEKEIARKQLEEEGKPANIIEKILTGKMHKFYEENCLVDQIYVRAENKETVKQYAGDIKVLSFERFKVGDGIEKKEEDFAAEVAAQING
- the rpsB gene encoding 30S ribosomal protein S2, with amino-acid sequence MSVVSMKQLLEAGVHFGHQAKRWNPKMAKYIFTERNGIHVIDLHKSLKKIEEAYEEMRKIAEDGGKILFVGTKKQAQEAIKEQAERSGMYYVNNRWLGGMLTNFSTIKKRIERMKELEKMDAEGILDSDYTKKEAAEFRKELSKLSKNLSGIRDMEKAPDAIYVVDVKMEELPVKEAHLLGIPVFAMIDTNVDPDLITYPIPANDDAIRSVKLITSVIANAIVEGNQGIENVEPQSEEANVEEGSVE
- a CDS encoding Asp23/Gls24 family envelope stress response protein, whose amino-acid sequence is MSELGNIRIADDVVKTIAAKAAMDVEGVYKLAGGVVDEVSKMLGKKRPTNGVKVEVGEVECSIEIYLVIKYGYKIAEVAEEVQKAILEAVSSLSGLKVVEVNVYVQNVKMEEAEETTEEFED